The following coding sequences lie in one Zingiber officinale cultivar Zhangliang chromosome 2B, Zo_v1.1, whole genome shotgun sequence genomic window:
- the LOC122045648 gene encoding uncharacterized protein LOC122045648 isoform X2: MCICNLYHLQELANGQNKFNNKEHTYNLISELLPLLKHIYQNQLNELEVKQGDQGGFSGVLLRVYEPHNELVDCNYCRTSLVDFHRSCSNCSYKLCLDCYGKIVKGSASQTPAIDSSKAGRRQRAKKYVIREIVGKRRRRSTGERPDNSSLSTVESDSKAKNHGSNIPCPPKESGGCGNGLLNLQISSIPELKLMKYGLSGLNEC; encoded by the exons ATGTGCATATGCAATTTGTATCATCTTCAGGAACTGGCAAATGGTCAAAACAAGTTTAATAATAAGGAGCACACATATAACTTGATATCTGAATTGCTTCCCTTGCTGAAACATATCTATCAGAACCAATTAAATGAACTGGAAGTAAAGCAAGGAGATCAAG GTGGTTTTTCTGGTGTACTTCTTCGAGTATATGAGCCTCACAATGAGCTTGTTGACTG TAATTATTGCAGGACTTCACTAGTGGATTTTCACAGAAGTTGCTCAAATTGCTCTTACAAACTTTGCTTAGATTGTTACGGAAAGATAGTAAAGGGATCTGCTTCTCAGACACCTGCAATTGATTCCTCCAAGGCTGGTAGGAGACAGAGGGCAAAGAAGTATGTCATCAGAGAAATTGTTGGGAAAAGACGGAGACGTTCCACAGGTGAGCGACCAGATAACTCATCTTTATCCACCGTTGAATCTGATAGCAAGGCTAAGAATCATGGAAGCAACATTCCTTGCCCACCCAAGGAATCTGGAGGTTGTGGAAACGGTCTTCTTAA tttacaaatctcaagtattccagagttgaaattgatgaagtacgGTTTGAGTGGGTTGAATgaatgctag
- the LOC122045648 gene encoding uncharacterized protein LOC122045648 isoform X1: MCICNLYHLQELANGQNKFNNKEHTYNLISELLPLLKHIYQNQLNELEVKQGDQEGGFSGVLLRVYEPHNELVDCNYCRTSLVDFHRSCSNCSYKLCLDCYGKIVKGSASQTPAIDSSKAGRRQRAKKYVIREIVGKRRRRSTGERPDNSSLSTVESDSKAKNHGSNIPCPPKESGGCGNGLLNLQISSIPELKLMKYGLSGLNEC, encoded by the exons ATGTGCATATGCAATTTGTATCATCTTCAGGAACTGGCAAATGGTCAAAACAAGTTTAATAATAAGGAGCACACATATAACTTGATATCTGAATTGCTTCCCTTGCTGAAACATATCTATCAGAACCAATTAAATGAACTGGAAGTAAAGCAAGGAGATCAAG AAGGTGGTTTTTCTGGTGTACTTCTTCGAGTATATGAGCCTCACAATGAGCTTGTTGACTG TAATTATTGCAGGACTTCACTAGTGGATTTTCACAGAAGTTGCTCAAATTGCTCTTACAAACTTTGCTTAGATTGTTACGGAAAGATAGTAAAGGGATCTGCTTCTCAGACACCTGCAATTGATTCCTCCAAGGCTGGTAGGAGACAGAGGGCAAAGAAGTATGTCATCAGAGAAATTGTTGGGAAAAGACGGAGACGTTCCACAGGTGAGCGACCAGATAACTCATCTTTATCCACCGTTGAATCTGATAGCAAGGCTAAGAATCATGGAAGCAACATTCCTTGCCCACCCAAGGAATCTGGAGGTTGTGGAAACGGTCTTCTTAA tttacaaatctcaagtattccagagttgaaattgatgaagtacgGTTTGAGTGGGTTGAATgaatgctag
- the LOC122045648 gene encoding uncharacterized protein LOC122045648 isoform X3 — protein MCICNLYHLQELANGQNKFNNKEHTYNLISELLPLLKHIYQNQLNELEVKQGDQEGGFSGVLLRVYEPHNELVDCNYCRTSLVDFHRSCSNCSYKLCLDCYGKIVKGSASQTPAIDSSKAGRRQRAKKYVIREIVGKRRRRSTGERPDNSSLSTVESDSKAKNHGSNIPCPPKESGGCGNGLLKFTNLKYSRVEIDEVRFEWVE, from the exons ATGTGCATATGCAATTTGTATCATCTTCAGGAACTGGCAAATGGTCAAAACAAGTTTAATAATAAGGAGCACACATATAACTTGATATCTGAATTGCTTCCCTTGCTGAAACATATCTATCAGAACCAATTAAATGAACTGGAAGTAAAGCAAGGAGATCAAG AAGGTGGTTTTTCTGGTGTACTTCTTCGAGTATATGAGCCTCACAATGAGCTTGTTGACTG TAATTATTGCAGGACTTCACTAGTGGATTTTCACAGAAGTTGCTCAAATTGCTCTTACAAACTTTGCTTAGATTGTTACGGAAAGATAGTAAAGGGATCTGCTTCTCAGACACCTGCAATTGATTCCTCCAAGGCTGGTAGGAGACAGAGGGCAAAGAAGTATGTCATCAGAGAAATTGTTGGGAAAAGACGGAGACGTTCCACAGGTGAGCGACCAGATAACTCATCTTTATCCACCGTTGAATCTGATAGCAAGGCTAAGAATCATGGAAGCAACATTCCTTGCCCACCCAAGGAATCTGGAGGTTGTGGAAACGGTCTTCTTAAG tttacaaatctcaagtattccagagttgaaattgatgaagtacgGTTTGAGTGGGTTGAATga